In Trichoderma breve strain T069 chromosome 4, whole genome shotgun sequence, the following proteins share a genomic window:
- a CDS encoding ubiquitin carboxyl-terminal hydrolase domain-containing protein, with protein MSGGPASSLLCKAFPIASLDHSLSPFPPELPGQLTVKTSSSKKRKLARPLTLDLDDPTSPSPDTAIPSCEPDDDAALSFSATPIASGLEAPLYVRAGSITASSVPPRLQTQAQAHVNSSLVSADYASSVASSPGASFYHETSIDSSERGGDDAASVQAYARSQSPFLISKRAIMNGDAELPQRSSSPLKRRASSMDPETIPDKNIDAASSTGDVEMASSSHPSAELPRAMSVDVVEVTDSEPLTNGTDTSSAQSAPPPPLIEQVKIIEMLLKASAEKLPKEGDKAYLVSRTWVDKALSLRSGKADTAEVSLGPVDNSDIIEQVIQEPGREDFVRLKPGLDQQSFELFPEDAWSMVMEWYGMEEGQKPIVRTAINTAVDAQSPTEVVFELHPPIFRVHRLWSELSPLPIEQSLKAENPPPLALARSRKYHAQTFIKDIKRLAGIPPDRKIRLFVVNTEQLGTSNAQPPAALTTPPDSPGRDQAAEGAANSSWSHLLLDVPSFASVRNARRQAALEDHTVNPNYNGSASIQLFDLVTDETLVVDELVDKNLWVSTCTSRSLEKAIPTRTNNTALSKSLSNRSSPSSSDGPATRGRMQKKRNGRSLGAVGLQNLGNTCYMNSALQCLRAIEELSKYFMTGTFSTELNKTNPLGYNGRVAMAYNGLLKDIYDEGRGSVVPRDFKSTVGRVRSTFAGWGQQDSQEFLGFLLDALQEDLSRIKNKPYIEKPDSTDDMINNPAAIKEMADKVWDITKRRDDSVIFDLFTGMYKSTLKCPVCSKISITFDPFNNLTLPLPVENMWAKTVTFFPLNDVPVKFEIELSKHSSIETLKSFLSIRTGVPVNRLMGAEEFKDKFFKIYENSGDISEEIGTSDVATFHELEAVPTNWPAKGYQKKPRSMLDLDDTPPETTDEWDDPRYERMVVPVLHRRPQSSSKVTEGTSPPHFIILTREEASNYDIIKRKVLERVATFSTWSKFNQLPSTEGSDAAEADMVITTASDADSSADAKVVAKSVEGEDDMVDVTMKDAQATANAMPPPELPLPNQPQILRQFNTQRPKFVQPGEFLDPELQTLFEFSYFAATADGPVPTGWSNVDNNRTLPKLADRIPEPLIKEDEDQASPESWNSTASGNEESSNEDESPQQESVQTRMADESDEEDLPHGARQLAQTRGNRPPAQKIAGGRKKFKNHKTYGKKGNKRRDKQMRAGKHAQRSPVVDSEPTPPAVADGGPLIRLQEGIVVDWTEEGWETVFGYTGKKQDASQGAKTFVDLETVNDPALKINQRRRQTRRSRGITLEECLDEFERAEVLSEQDMWYCPRCKEHRRASKKFDLWKTPDYLICHLKRFSSSGWRRDKLDVLVDFPIEGLDLSSRVIQKEDGKEEIYDLIGVDDHYGGLGGGHYTAYAKNFVDGRWYNYNDSSVSAVSDPSSVVTSAAYLLFYRRRTSGHLGGPRYAQIFEKYNTDTSADDEGESADDDSLGRGSPLKVGVTHTTIKSLSDSQDGTLPPYEEAIRSIEDEGLGASSNFQAAGPKSLDMTQSWSFSGLDNSGAEGSTAAEYASDDAQFDSSGDERSGSKGDLFEADAHMTSADSANGIVDGEASFPADAHEDVLTVPTGPPSGDDEDEVTEIHLEGDNAARAE; from the exons ATGTCCGGTGGCCCTGCTTCCAGTCTTCT ATGCAAGGCCTTCCCCATCGCCTCCCTCGACCACTCGCTCTCCCCGTTTCCCCCAGAGCTGCCCGGGCAGCTCACTGTCAAGACGTCTTcctcaaagaagagaaagcttGCCCGTCCCTTGACGCTCGATCTTGACGACCCGACCTCTCCATCACCAGACACCGCCATCCCCTCGTGCGagcccgacgacgacgccgccCTCTCCTTTTCCGCCACGCCCATAGCCTCCGGGCTTGAAGCGCCGCTCTACGTCCGTGCCGGCTCCATCACTGCCTCCAGCGTGCCCCCGCGCCTTCAGACCCAGGCCCAAGCCCACGTCAACTCGTCTCTCGTCTCTGCCGACTACGCCTCGTCCGTTGCCTCGTCCCCCGGCGCGTCCTTCTATCACGAGACTTCCATCGATAGCAGCGAAAGAGGAGGGGACGACGCCGCTTCCGTGCAAGCCTACGCCAGGAGCCAGTCGCCGTTCCTCATCTCCAAGAGGGCTATCATGAACGGAGATGCTGAGCTGCCCCAACGTTCATCCTCTCCGCTAAAACGACGAGCCTCCAGCATGGATCCCGAAACCATCCCGGACAAGAACATCGATgctgccagcagcaccggGGACGTGGAGATggcatcctcctcccacccCTCGGCGGAGCTGCCCCGCGCCATGAGCGTTGACGTTGTTGAAGTCACGGATTCAGAACCGCTGACCAACGGTACCGATACCTCTTCTGCTCAAT ctgcccctcctcccccactCATTGAGCAGGTCAAGATAATTGAAATGCTACTCAAAGCTTCAGCAGAAAAGCTGCCAAAGGAGGGTGATAAAGCCTACCTTGTATCGCGTACATGGGTTGACAAAGCTTTGTCATTACGCTCGGGCAAGGCGGACACGGCCGAAGTGTCATTGGGCCCAGTCGACAACTCGGATATCATAGAGCAAGTCATTCAAGAGCCTGGCCGTGAAGATTTCGTTCGCCTCAAGCCTGGTCTTGATCAACAATCATTCGAGCTCTTCCCCGAAGATGCCTGGAGTATGGTCATGGAGTGGTATGGCATGGAAGAGGGGCAAAAACCCATCGTCCGAACGGCTATCAATACTGCTGTCGATGCTCAGTCCCCGACCGAAGTTGTCTTTGAGCTTCACCCCCCTATTTTCCGTGTGCATCGCCTGTGGTCTGAGCTCAGCCCGCTACCAATCGAGCAGTCCCTCAAAGCCGAGAATCCCcctcctctggctctggccagAAGCCGCAAATATCATGCCCAGACATTTATTAAGGATATTAAACGGCTTGCCGGCATTCCACCTGACCGCAAGATTCGACTTTTCGTGGTGAACACGGAGCAGCTCGGAACGAGCAATGCCCAACCTCCGGCTGCCCTAACAACGCCGCCCGATTCTCCTGGTCGCGATCAAGCTGCGGAAGGCGCGGCAAATTCTTCCTGGTCACATTTGCTCCTTGACGTTCCTTCGTTCGCCAGCGTCCGGAATGCCAGACGGCAAGCAGCCCTTGAAGATCACACCGTAAACCCCAACTACAATGGCTCCGCCTCGATTCAGCTCTTCGACCTAGTGACCGATGAGACCCTCGTTGTTGATGAATTGGTTGACAAGAACCTCTGGGTGAGCACCTGCACGAGTCGGTCACTCGAAAAGGCAATTCCCACGCGAACCAATAACACCGCGCTGTCCAAGAGTTTGAGCAACCGGAGCAGCCCCAGCTCATCAGATGGGCCCGCCACTCGTGGCAggatgcagaagaagagaaacggTCGAAGCCTTGGCGCTGTGGGCTTGCAGAATCTTGGAAACACTTGCTACATGAACTCGGCGCTGCAGTGCCTCCGTGCCATAGAAGAATTGTCCAAATATTTTATGACAGGGACTTTCTCTACCGAACTCAACAAGACCAATCCTCTAGGCTATAACGGAAGAGTCGCTATGGCCTACAACGGGCTGTTGAAAGATATCTATGACGAGGGCAGGGGCTCTGTAGTCCCTAGGGATTTTAAGAGCACTGTTGGCCGCGTTCGATCCACCTTTGCTGGTTGGGGCCAGCAAGACTCGCAGGAATTTCTCGGATTCCTTCTCGATGCCCTCCAGGAAGACCTCAGTCGCATCAAGAATAAGCCATACATTGAGAAGCCAGATTCTACAGATGACATGATCAACAACCCAGCGGCAATCAAAGAGATGGCAGACAAAGTGTGGGATATTACCAAAAGACGAGACGATTCCGTTATTTTCGATCTGTTCACTGGAATGTACAAGTCGACCCTCAAATGTCCCGTGTGCAGTAAAATTAGCATCACATTCGACCCCTTCAACAACTTGACGCTACCCTTGCCCGTTGAGAACATGTGGGCCAAGACTGTTACATTTTTCCCTCTTAATGACGTTCCCGTCAAGTTTGAGATTGAGCTGTCCAAGCATAGCTCGATTGAGACTCTCAAGTCTTTCTTGTCAATTCGCACAGGTGTACCGGTGAATCGTCTTATGGGGGCCGAAGAGTTCAAGGATAAGTTCTTCAAAATCTACGAGAACAGCGGAGACATATCAGAGGAGATAGGCACTTCCGATGTTGCGACCTTCCACGAGTTGGAGGCCGTGCCTACCAACTGGCCCGCCAAGGGCTATCAAAAGAAGCCTCGTTCAATGTTGGATCTCGACGACACTCCACCTGAAACCACCGATGAATGGGATGACCCCAGGTATGAGAGAATGGTGGTGCCAGTTCTCCACCGAAGGCCACAAAGCTCCAGTAAAGTGACTGAAGGCACCTCTCCGCCgcacttcatcatcttgacaAGGGAAGAAGCGTCAAACTATGACATTATCAAGCGCAAGGTATTGGAGAGAGTGGCAACCTTCTCGACCTGGTCAAAGTTCAACCAGCTGCCAAGCACTGAAGGCTCAGACGCAGCCGAGGCTGACATGGTCATCACCACTGCATCTGACGCCGACTCTTCTGCAGACGCTAAGGTTGTAGCAAAATCTGtcgagggagaagatgacatGGTCGACGTGACCATGAAGGACGCGCAGGCTACTGCTAATGCCATGCCTCCTCCTGAGCTACCTCTACCTAACCAGCCACAGATTCTTCGTCAGTTCAACACTCAGCGTCCCAAGTTTGTCCAACCCGGCGAGTTCCTTGACCCGGAACTCCAGACCCTCTTTGAGTTCAGCTACTTTGCCGCCACGGCAGATGGCCCTGTTCCAACCGGTTGGTCGAACGTTGATAACAATAGAACTCTTCCAAAACTCGCGGATCGCATCCCAGAACCACTCATTaaggaggacgaagaccAGGCAAGCCCCGAAAGCTGGAACAGCACCGCCTCTGGCAACGAGGAAAGCAGTAATGAGGACGAGAGCCCTCAACAGGAGTCTGTACAGACACGCATGGCGGACGagtctgatgaagaagatttgcCTCACGGCGCCCGG CAATTGGCTCAAACTCGTGGTAACCGACCACCTGCTCAGAAGATCGCAGGTGGACGAAAGAAGTTCAAGAATCATAAAACATACGGTAAAAAGGGCAACAAGCGTCGCGACAAGCAAATGCGGGCTGGTAAGCACGCGCAGCGCTCACCAGTCGTCGATTCCGAGCCGACGCCCCCAGCAGTTGCTGACGGCGGTCCATTAATTCGACTCCAAGAGGGCATTGTAGTGGATTGGACTGAGGAGGGCTGGGAGACGGTGTTTGGCTACACTGGCAAGAAGCAGGATGCAAGTCAGGGAGCTAAGACCTTTGTCGATCTTGAAACCGTCAATGACCCTGCCCTTAAGATCAACCAGAGACGGCGCCAAACTCGTAGGTCCCGAGGCATCACCCTAGAGGAGTGTTTGGACGAGTTTGAAAGAGCCGAGGTTTTGTCGGAGCAAGACATGTGGTATTGCCCGCGATGCAAAGAACACCGAAGAGCCAGCAAGAAATTTGACCTCTGGAAGACACCGGACTACTTGATTTGCCACCTAAAGCGCTTCAGTAGCTCTGGATGGCGACGAGATAAATTGGATGTTCTGGTTGACTTCCCCATTGAGGGACTCGATCTCTCCTCAAGAGTCAttcaaaaagaagatggaaaggaAGAGATTTACGACCTGATTGGCGTTGATGACCACTACGGAGGGCTGGGCGGAGGTCACTACACCGCGTATGCGAAGAACTTTGTCGATGGGCGGTGGTATAATTACAATG ATTCTTCCGTTTCAGCAGTTTCCGACCCTTCGTCGGTGGTGACGAGCGCAGCATATCTGCTTTTCTACCGTCGCCGGACCAGCGGCCACCTGGGCGGTCCGCGATATGCTCAAATCTTTGAAAAGTACAATACGGATACGAGCGCCGATGACGAAGGCGAATctgccgacgacgacagtCTTGGCCGAGGCTCGCCTTTGAAGGTTGGCGTTACTCACACCACAATCAAGTCTCTATCTGATAGCCAGGACGGAACTCTACCACCATATGAGGAGGCAATCCGTAGCATCGAAGACGAAGGTTTGGGTGCTTCAAGCAACTTCCAAGCAGCCGGCCCAAAATCTCTCGACATGACACAGAGTTGGAGCTTTAGCGGGCTCGATAACAGTGGAGCAGAGGGATCTACAGCCGCCGAGTATGCCAGCGATGACGCACAATTCGACTCATCTGGCGATGAGCGGAGCGGCTCTAAGGGAGACTTGTTTGAAGCCGATGCTCATATGACATCGGCCGATTCTGCCAATGGAATTGTGGACGGAGAAGCATCATTTCCTGCGGACGCCCACGAGGATGTTTTGACGGTGCCTACGGGACCCCCCAGtggcgacgatgaagacgaagttACCGAAATCCACCTGGAGGGCGACAATGCCGCTCGGGCTGAGTGA